Proteins encoded by one window of Pueribacillus theae:
- a CDS encoding major tail protein — MATGKSYKAAINVNDFHYAVLDDTDKVKGDIERVKFLQEITVEAQQEIVKAFGDGEVAEMATSNGPMTVSGQFHKIPEEDKSALFGLTKVGSLDAYGPDSNPPYVAIVFTIEDQDGGKSWYGLVKGKFTMPSVSGSSKEESIEFGNETVEGEFMSRVIEGQKVMRLRGTDAPGETTVRDEIFQAIFGKPYPGAEVTP, encoded by the coding sequence TTGGCAACTGGAAAAAGCTATAAAGCAGCTATCAACGTAAATGATTTTCATTATGCTGTGCTGGATGACACTGACAAAGTGAAGGGCGACATTGAACGAGTTAAATTTTTGCAAGAAATCACCGTGGAAGCACAGCAGGAAATTGTAAAAGCTTTTGGAGACGGCGAGGTGGCTGAGATGGCCACGTCAAATGGCCCAATGACAGTTAGCGGGCAATTCCACAAGATTCCGGAAGAAGATAAAAGCGCTTTGTTTGGATTAACCAAGGTTGGTAGTTTAGATGCTTATGGACCGGATTCAAACCCTCCATACGTCGCTATTGTCTTCACGATTGAAGATCAGGACGGAGGAAAAAGCTGGTATGGTCTTGTGAAAGGGAAATTTACAATGCCATCTGTGTCCGGGTCATCAAAGGAAGAGTCCATTGAATTCGGAAACGAAACGGTAGAAGGGGAATTTATGTCCCGCGTGATTGAAGGGCAGAAGGTCATGCGCCTAAGGGGGACAGATGCTCCAGGAGAAACAACTGTGCGGGATGAAATTTTCCAAGCGATTTTCGGAAAACCCTATCCTGGTGCAGAGGTAACACCCTAG
- the gpG gene encoding phage tail assembly chaperone G — MANLKRNMIELIKNPEEVIKGGEPEFDKYWTSPFIPLDVTLEAVDFAEKLENGEITGSESILEMADFVAQKIFNGQFTKDDIRQRLHAPDAIDELQSQIFFVARGEQSDATKKFLEKKR; from the coding sequence ATGGCAAATTTAAAACGAAATATGATTGAACTCATTAAGAATCCAGAAGAGGTAATCAAAGGCGGGGAGCCCGAATTCGATAAATACTGGACGTCGCCATTTATCCCTCTTGATGTAACTTTGGAAGCTGTTGATTTTGCAGAAAAGCTGGAGAATGGCGAAATAACAGGAAGCGAATCCATATTGGAAATGGCTGATTTTGTTGCCCAAAAAATATTTAACGGACAATTTACTAAGGATGATATTAGGCAAAGGCTCCATGCGCCGGACGCAATTGATGAATTGCAATCCCAAATTTTCTTTGTTGCACGCGGGGAACAATCTGATGCAACAAAAAAATTCCTGGAGAAGAAGCGTTAA
- the gpGT gene encoding phage tail assembly chaperone GT, with protein MLDLTKEGKDINEIMKTPFHFLIELLRERNKPKKVTSVMDLP; from the coding sequence ATCCTTGATCTAACAAAAGAAGGAAAAGACATAAACGAAATTATGAAAACGCCTTTTCACTTTTTAATCGAGTTGTTGCGCGAAAGGAACAAACCTAAAAAAGTGACGTCTGTTATGGACCTTCCTTAA
- a CDS encoding DNA-binding protein has product MTISSDKTRTMLTLRKELKEQAQERAKQENRSLNNLIETALIEYLNKSAK; this is encoded by the coding sequence ATGACAATTTCGAGCGATAAGACAAGGACTATGCTAACTCTAAGAAAAGAATTAAAAGAACAAGCACAGGAACGGGCAAAACAAGAAAACAGAAGTTTAAACAACTTAATAGAAACAGCCCTTATCGAATACCTAAATAAGTCCGCAAAATGA